A window from Solanum stenotomum isolate F172 chromosome 7, ASM1918654v1, whole genome shotgun sequence encodes these proteins:
- the LOC125870192 gene encoding uncharacterized protein LOC125870192, with amino-acid sequence MALVAASTSLSFSTERITCRFTNSFFKSHFITKLNKSNLDPTLQQWRTRSRISFIMQNYNVKRASFQLPLLLLPLRVGRSSSLLFLHKFISSPMSSLNSDANPDVKTVRAVIKGRVQGVFYRDWTVENAKELGLKGWVRNRRDGSVEALFSGSPEKVQEMEQRCRRGPPSAIVTGLDVVPCDDDPGTGFERKQTA; translated from the exons ATGGCATTGGTGGCAGCTTCAACATCTTTATCTTTTTCTACAGAGAGAATCACTTGTCGATTCACAAATTCATTCTTCAAATCCCATTTTATTACGAAGCTTAACAAGAGCAATCTAGACCCAACACTGCAGCAATGGCGAACAAGATCAAGAATCTCGTTTATTATGCAAAACTATAATGTAAAAAGAGCTTCATTTCAGCTTCCTCTGTTACTACTACCTCTTCGTGTTGGTCGTAGTTCATCTCTTCTGTTTCTGCACAAATTCATTTCATCTCCTATGTCTTCCTTAAATTCCGATGCTAACCCTGATGTTAAAACG GTTAGAGCTGTGATTAAGGGGAGAGTACAAGGGGTGTTTTACAGGGACTGGACTGTGGAGAATGCTAAGGAATTGGGGTTGAAAGGTTGGGTTCGAAATCGGAGGGATGGATCGGTGGAAGCTTTGTTTTCTGGAAGCCCGGAAAAAGTTCAGGAAATGGAGCAGAGGTGTCGGAGAGGTCCACCATCTGCTATTGTCACTGGATTAGATGTCGTCCCCTGTGATGATGACCCTGGAACTGGGTTCGAACGTAAACAAACTGCTTGA
- the LOC125870198 gene encoding uncharacterized protein LOC125870198 has protein sequence MSDLNSTSNLKTVRVVIKGRVQGVSYRGWIVDNATELGLSGWVRNKKDGGNVEAMFSGSPEKVVEMERRCWVGPPAAKVTDVDVNDCDEDLAPGFECRLTV, from the exons ATGTCCGATCTCAATTCTACATCCAATTTGAAAACT GTTAGGGTTGTAATTAAAGGGAGAGTTCAGGGTGTCTCGTATAGGGGTTGGATAGTAGATAATGCGACGGAATTGGGTTTGAGTGGTTGGGTTAGGAACAAAAAGGACGGCGGCAATGTGGAAGCCATGTTTTCCGGTAGTCCTGAGAAGGTTGTAGAAATGGAACGCCGGTGTTGGGTGGGACCGCCGGCGGCGAAAGTCACCGACGTGGATGTTAACGATTGTGATGAAGATTTGGCCCCGGGCTTTGAATGTAGGCTAACTGTTTGA